One region of Oryza sativa Japonica Group chromosome 10, ASM3414082v1 genomic DNA includes:
- the LOC107276704 gene encoding putative WEB family protein At1g65010, chloroplastic → MQKARGANARPAAASAAEQLLQAQLNAVQEDLKNAREHLAVIDRDKAQLLHDLSLARRLADDAHAAQSAAEEALDLERFKSIEREQLAIDLAQTKERDWNARCHAIDLRRAELAAELGRVKDELALAVEATNTARQIADANADKAATLAAEVSRLQSELETKAEEATAIVAKLESEASGLRAELQNAEASRKEDVGRAEQLLHGLKVDIAYAKRAEADANLAAQEWKTKAESLQARLHELSSLNKSNEDSLQSLTSSFDECKSMLQHEQSQVVQLKEKVSSLEKEAREYKECFLETNRRLDVATKESHQLQATIDRLTSQHKLLNEAHQQVVTNEKTVNSQISLLSQDKIRIEQELDGARDERDKAKKAVEDLAAALREVSSEAREAKERVLAKQTELDSAQLQISELKAEMKNAQDRYQLMLDESKSEVECISKTVEKLGSEAKISNDEWASKEAGFVEMIRRSEEEMSSIKSEMSSLMVSLGAAEKQVQELKAERTQLLDKLKQSELTNSEGSSISSTGVQQTADESESTVGLKDLVSRKEKEVLALNDEVTDLRLRETAALAKANELSKLLAEATAKKAEEEEAAKGTEKSKVLLMKLEMDKLLGSLKAAEQEANAAKDDKAQLQAKLRLLESKMTEANLTAEEEKISSLRLKETLAEKEEELLSIAREYDGLRTREAAAQAKIDELSSLVAEASTARKLAGEYSANGVAAIRSPEKQHNMFRKMICSPMDNVRDDVNSSNRRTQEDEIKHVEVETVIMKQQQQQVIVKHGKEEALAMEVKTLENSKIIEDDISKHRDDDDNESSDDEEIESQGDDAAVEQMNGPLIHGPTSSFNKEQHNQHKKKKALLKKFGSLLKKKAHFTKLNSHAKLVS, encoded by the coding sequence ATGCAGAAAGCGCGCGGAGCGAATGCGaggcccgcggcggcgtcggcggcggagcagctGCTGCAGGCGCAGCTGAACGCGGTGCAGGAGGACCTCAAGAACGCGCGGGAACACCTGGCCGTCATCGACAGGGACAAGGCCCAGCTCCTCCACGACCTCtccctcgcccgccgcctcgccgatgACGCCCACGCCGCTCAGagcgccgccgaggaggcccTCGACCTCGAGCGCTTCAAGTCCATCGAGCGTGAGCAGCTCGCCATCGACCTGGCGCAGACGAAAGAACGCGACTGGAACGCCAGGTGCCACGCCATCGACCTGCGccgcgccgagctcgccgccgagctcggcaGGGTCAAGGACGAGCTGGCACTGGCCGTCGAGGCCACGAACACGGCCAGGCAGATCGCCGACGCCAACGCCGACAAGGCGGCGACCCTGGCGGCGGAGGTGTCCCGCCTCCAGTCGGAGCTGGAGACGAAAGCAGAGGAGGCCACGGCGATCGTCGCCAAGCTGGAGTCCGAGGCCTCCGGGCTACGAGCCGAGCTCCAGAACGCAGAGGCGTCTCGGAAGGAGGACGTGGGCAGAGCAGAGCAGCTTCTCCATGGCCTCAAGGTTGACATCGCCTACGCCAAGAGGGCAGAGGCCGATGCCAACCTCGCCGCCCAGGAGTGGAAGACCAAGGCAGAGTCGCTTCAAGCTCGCCTCCACGAACTCTCCTCTCTCAACAAATCCAACGAGGACTCGCTCCAGTCACTGACGAGCAGCTTCGACGAATGCAAATCCATGCTGCAGCACGAGCAATCCCAGGTCGTCCAGCTCAAAGAGAAGGTGTCATCCTTGGAGAAGGAAGCGCGCGAGTACAAGGAGTGCTTCTTGGAGACCAACAGGCGCCTCGACGTTGCAACCAAGGAGTCGCATCAGCTGCAGGCCACCATTGATCGCTTGACCTCTCAACATAAGCTGCTCAACGAAGCACATCAGCAGGTTGTCACCAACGAGAAGACGGTGAACTCGCAGATCAGCCTGCTGTCTCAAGACAAGATCAGGATTGAGCAGGAGCTCGATGGTGCCAGAGATGAGAGGGATAAGGCCAAGAAGGCCGTCGAAGATTTAGCGGCTGCGCTGCGCGAAGTGTCATCGGAAGCAAGAGAAGCCAAGGAACGTGTACTGGCAAAACAGACAGAGCTGGACAGTGCACAGCTTCAGATATCCGAGCTCAAGGCAGAGATGAAGAATGCACAGGACAGGTACCAGCTAATGCTTGATGAATCCAAGAGCGAGGTTGAATGCATCAGCAAGACAGTTGAGAAGCTGGGTTCAGAAGCCAAGATTTCCAACGACGAATGGGCATCGAAAGAGGCCGGGTTTGTAGAAATGATCAGGAGATCAGAAGAAGAAATGAGCTCTATCAAGTCAGAGATGAGCAGTCTAATGGTGTCACTTGGAGCTGCAGAGAAGCAAGTGCAGGAGCTCAAGGCAGAGAGAACCCAGCTGCTTGATAAACTGAAACAATCTGAACTCACCAATTCAGAAGGTAGTAGCATCTCATCTACTGGCGTTCAACAAACAGCTGATGAGTCCGAGAGCACAGTAGGCCTCAAGGACCTTGTGTCAAGAAAGGAGAAGGAAGTGCTTGCTCTGAATGATGAGGTCACTGACCTTCGTCTCAGAGAGACAGCTGCCTTGGCAAAGGCCAACGAGCTCTCAAAGCTACTAGCAGAGGCAACTGCGAAGAAAGCCGAAGAAGAAGAGGCGGCAAAAGGCACAGAGAAATCCAAGGTACTACTGATGAAGCTGGAAATGGACAAGTTGCTGGGATCACTGAAAGCAGCAGAGCAAGAAGCAAATGCTGCCAAGGATGACAAGGCTCAGCTGCAGGCCAAGCTGAGGCTGCTCGAGTCCAAGATGACCGAGGCCAACCTGACCGCCGAAGAAGAGAAAATCAGCAGCCTAAGGTTGAAGGAGACGCTtgcggagaaggaggaggagctaCTGAGCATTGCACGAGAGTACGACGGCCTGCGGACGAGAGAGGCCGCTGCGCAAGCGAAGATCGATGAGCTCTCTTCACTGGTTGCAGAGGCCTCCACAGCTAGGAAGCTAGCAGGAGAGTACTCGGCTAATGGAGTGGCGGCTATCAGGAGCCCAGAGAAGCAGCACAACATGTTCCGGAAGATGATCTGCTCGCCCATGGACAATGTGCGAGATGATGTGAACAGCAGCAACAGGAGAACCCAAGAGGATGAGATTAAGCACGTCGAAGTGGAGACGGTGATcatgaagcagcagcagcagcaggtgatAGTGAAGCATGGAAAGGAGGAGGCTTTAGCAATGGAGGTGAAGACTCTTGAGAACAGCAAGATCATAGAAGATGACATAAGCAAGCATAGGGACGACGATGATAATGAGTCGAGCGACGATGAGGAGATCGAGTCGCAGGGAGACGATGCAGCTGTAGAGCAGATGAATGGACCGCTGATTCATGGGCCGACGTCGTCTTTCAACAAGGAGCAGCACAACCAGCATAAGAAGAAGAAGGCTTTGCTGAAGAAATTCGGGAGCCTGCTCAAGAAGAAAGCTCATTTCACCAAGTTGAACAGCCATGCCAAACTAGTATCTTAA
- the LOC4349496 gene encoding protein HAIKU1-like codes for MDRSSSSSSNSNPHLGVNKLGRNIRKATPPPPQPQPPSRPPQPQPQVYNISKNQFRDIVQQLTAGTPSPPPPPQPQHQHHPHRPLPPQHQQPKPPSMRLQKIRPPPISTPVARPPPVHNHQIPNPNHNPAFHRPPPPQPMPMPMPGPPVWADSPVTAYMRILENSLFSATPPGAAAAAAAAAAAATGQQAPPHHPHPPPPPPVPSPGILPSPSGFLNLLSPTPRSPYPLLSPGFQHPGPLTPNFPALSPLPGTGILGPGPMAPPSPGLWFPQSPSGLLSPSGFLPILSPRWREM; via the coding sequence ATGgatcgcagcagcagcagcagcagcaacagcaacccGCATCTCGGGGTCAACAAGCTCGGCCGCAACATCCGCAaggccacgccaccgccgccgcagccgcagccgccgtcacgcccgccgcagccgcagccgcaggtCTACAACATCAGCAAGAACCAGTTCCGCGACATAGTCCAGCAGCTCACCGCGGGGaccccctccccgcctccgccgccgcagccacagcaccagcaccacccgcaccgcccgctgccgccgcagcacCAGCAGCCCAAGCCCCCATCCATGCGCCTTCAGAAGATCCGCCCGCCTCCCATCTCCACCCCCGTCGCGCGGCCCCCTCCCGTCCACAACCACCAGATCCCCAACCCTAACCACAACCCCGCcttccaccgcccaccgccgccgcagcccatGCCCATGCCTATGCCTGGTCCCCCCGTCTGGGCTGACTCACCGGTCACCGCCTACATGCGCATCCTCGAGAACTCCCTCTTCAGCGCCACCCcgccaggcgccgccgccgccgctgccgctgccgccgctgctgctacgGGACAACAGGCCCCTCCGCACCACCCTCAtcccccacccccgccgccggtgccgtcgCCAGGGATACTCCCCTCGCCGAGCGGCTTTCTCAACCTGCTCTCGCCCACGCCCAGGTCGCCCTACCCGCTGCTATCGCCGGGCTTCCAGCACCCGGGGCCACTCACGCCCAACTTCCCCGCGCTGTCGCCGCTGCCGGGCACTGGGATCCTGGGTCCAGGGCCCATGGCTCCGCCGTCGCCTGGCCTCTGGTTCCCGCAGTCGCCGTCAGGGCTGCTCTCGCCCTCCGGGTTCTTGCCAATTCTGAGCCCAAGGTGGAGAGAGATGTAG
- the LOC4349497 gene encoding uncharacterized protein, producing METPLSSRRITRSMAKASAAAPDATSTAHPPRPALHDITNDSPIVGLASSGLRTPASTAAKARPTRASRRTPGSGEALLRGQVKTLLQKVHHDASSSSSCAAAAPPSPNILRIHAPIGLARSPAHLLAPTPANTPHLTAAAPHAFTMTVPCVLEEELLSKLQVIADALPPPPAQAEENHLGECNRALVFDDSPGKSDLSNAASVLSSSSLSFQDSSSTDRSPDDDSSSAWSIQVNASSEKGDEDTFTDQDPEEEEEEWLTEDDDDDECFDDLCEGMSKMSVFDDEEEEDKKAGLPAFQGKHTRFIYDSDGEMEREDVAHVPVENCTMVLRGLPVPEGKHLRFHEVEEDEE from the exons ATGGAGACGCCCCTCTCCAGCAGGAGGATCACCCGCTCCATGGCcaaggcctccgccgccgcccccgacgcCACGTCCACGGCCCACCCGCCGCGCCCCGCCCTGCACGACATCACCAACGACTCCCCCATCGTCGGCCTCGCCTCCTCGGGCCTCCGCAcgccggcctccaccgccgccaaggCCCGCCCCACCAGGGCCTCCCGCCGCACCCCCGGATCCGGCGAGGCACTCCTCCGCGGCCAGGTCAAGACGCTCCTCCAGAAGGTCCACCacgacgcctcctcctcctcctcctgcgccgCAGCCGCTCCTCCCTCCCCCAACATCCTCCGCATCCACGCGCCCATCGGTCTCGCCAGGTCGCCCGCCCACCTCCTCGCCCCCACGCCGGCCAACACGCCgcacctcaccgccgccgcccctcacGCCTTCACCATGACGGTGCCATGCGTCCTCGAGGAGGAGTTGCTTTCCAAGCTGCAG GTCATTGCAGATGCCCTGCCGCCACCTCCAGCTCAGGCGGAGGAGAACCACCTTGGAGAGTGCAACCGTGCACTGGTGTTCGACGACTCCCCCGGGAAATCGGACCTGTCCAATGCTGCCTCGGTgctctcgtcgtcgtccctctcGTTCCAGGACAGCAGCAGCACCGACAGATCACCGGACGACGACAGCTCATCGGCTTGGTCAATCCAGGTCAATGCCAGCTCCGAGAAGGGCGACGAGGACACGTTCACTGATCAAGacccagaggaggaggaggaggagtggctaacagaagatgatgatgatgatgagtgcTTTGATGATCTGTGTGAGGGGATGAGCAAGATGTCTGTGTttgacgatgaggaggaggaggacaagaAGGCTGGGCTGCCTGCGTTTCAGGGGAAGCACACCAGGTTCATctacgacagcgacggcgagatGGAGAGGGAGGACGTGGCGCATGTGCCGGTGGAGAACTGCACCATGGTTCTGAGGGGCCTGCCGGTGCCGGAGGGGAAGCATCTCCGCTTccacgaggtggaggaggatgaggaatAG